In Streptomyces sp. P3, one DNA window encodes the following:
- a CDS encoding DUF6114 domain-containing protein yields the protein MSAETPDATGQFTRRRQQFRAWRGTRPFWAGLFVLLAGFPIAYFPYAHLQVGHLTLAMATTAGAGSLIIGVLLGVLGISLWFQKHVQVFAGVAAILLGLVSIPVSNLGGFLIGFFFALIGGAMAVSWAPGTPPAPAAGPEASADAGGAPEGAFPEGPAKTGDLGVNPYSTGPDRTGGPSFTKDADAPDEPNDLHDLHDLSGTSPANGANGRHSAG from the coding sequence ATGAGCGCCGAGACCCCTGACGCCACCGGCCAGTTCACCCGCCGGAGGCAGCAGTTCCGCGCCTGGCGGGGCACCAGGCCGTTCTGGGCGGGCCTGTTCGTCCTTCTCGCCGGCTTCCCCATCGCCTACTTCCCCTACGCCCACCTCCAGGTGGGCCATCTGACTCTGGCGATGGCGACCACGGCGGGCGCGGGGTCGCTGATCATCGGCGTCCTGCTGGGCGTGCTGGGCATCAGTCTGTGGTTCCAGAAGCACGTACAGGTCTTCGCGGGCGTCGCGGCGATCCTGCTCGGCCTGGTGTCCATCCCGGTGTCCAACCTCGGCGGCTTCCTCATCGGCTTCTTCTTCGCGCTGATCGGCGGGGCGATGGCCGTGTCGTGGGCGCCCGGCACGCCGCCCGCGCCCGCTGCGGGCCCGGAGGCGTCCGCGGACGCCGGAGGCGCCCCCGAGGGAGCGTTCCCCGAGGGCCCCGCGAAGACGGGCGACCTCGGCGTGAACCCGTACAGCACGGGCCCGGACCGGACCGGCGGGCCGTCCTTCACGAAGGACGCCGACGCGCCGGACGAGCCGAACGACCTGCACGACCTGCACGATCTGTCAGGAACGAGCCCGGCGAACGGGGCGAACGGGAGGCACAGTGCCGGCTGA
- a CDS encoding DUF6230 family protein, whose product MESQVRGGTRWKRFAVVMVPSVAATACIGVALAQGALAASFSVSGQSFKVTADKLVGTGFAQYGAIDSGYNLDGSKTAHAVAVSSFSKAEITNMCQSVVTPNIPLLGSVSLTLKAGGGGKPVEADNLYIDVEDLSADATFENIRIGVAGKDLKGPGIKSGDAANPFGFGQDAEKATLTDVKQTAWATTAGTFKLSGLKMSLSSGVKECY is encoded by the coding sequence ATGGAGTCCCAGGTGCGTGGCGGGACCAGATGGAAGCGCTTCGCTGTGGTCATGGTGCCCAGCGTCGCCGCTACGGCGTGTATAGGTGTCGCCCTCGCGCAGGGTGCACTGGCAGCGTCGTTCAGTGTTTCGGGGCAGTCGTTCAAGGTCACCGCCGACAAGCTCGTCGGTACCGGCTTCGCGCAGTACGGAGCCATCGACTCGGGGTACAACCTCGACGGCAGCAAGACTGCTCACGCGGTCGCGGTCTCGTCCTTCAGCAAGGCCGAGATCACGAACATGTGCCAGTCCGTGGTCACGCCGAACATCCCGCTGCTCGGCTCTGTGAGCCTGACGCTGAAGGCGGGCGGCGGCGGCAAGCCGGTCGAGGCCGACAACCTCTACATCGACGTCGAGGACCTCAGCGCCGACGCGACGTTCGAGAACATCCGGATCGGCGTCGCCGGCAAGGACCTCAAGGGTCCCGGCATCAAGAGCGGTGACGCCGCCAACCCGTTCGGCTTCGGTCAGGACGCCGAGAAGGCCACCCTGACCGACGTGAAGCAGACGGCGTGGGCCACCACCGCCGGAACCTTCAAGCTCAGCGGCCTGAAGATGTCGCTGTCGTCGGGCGTCAAGGAGTGCTACTAA
- a CDS encoding tetratricopeptide repeat protein — MQPRNMSMSGVVDLAAVKAAQEAKAKAEQTRAEAARQGGGAGAVSPADLVIDVDEAGFEQEVLQRSAEVPVVIDFWAEWCQPCKQLSPVLERLALEYDGRFLLAKIDVDANQMLMQQFGVQGIPAVFAVVAGQALPLFQGAAGEAQIRQTLDQLVQVAEQRFGLTGLTVDPDAGPGDAQTTPAEPVGPYDALLEAAVHALDAGDFGGAVQAYKNVLADDPGNPEAQLGLAQAELLQRVGGMDPQQVRRDAAERPEDVTAQIAAADLDLVGGHVEDAFGRLIDTVRRTAGDDRDAARVRLLELFDVVGPDDPRVAAARRALARALF; from the coding sequence ATGCAGCCACGGAACATGTCCATGAGCGGAGTCGTCGACCTCGCCGCGGTGAAGGCGGCCCAAGAGGCCAAGGCCAAGGCGGAGCAGACGCGCGCCGAAGCGGCACGGCAGGGCGGCGGCGCTGGAGCCGTCTCCCCGGCCGACCTCGTGATCGACGTCGACGAGGCGGGGTTCGAGCAGGAGGTCCTGCAGCGGTCCGCCGAGGTGCCCGTCGTCATCGACTTCTGGGCCGAGTGGTGCCAGCCCTGCAAACAGCTGAGCCCGGTCCTGGAGCGACTCGCCCTCGAGTACGACGGCCGCTTCCTGCTCGCCAAGATCGACGTCGACGCCAACCAGATGTTGATGCAGCAGTTCGGGGTACAGGGCATTCCGGCCGTGTTCGCCGTCGTCGCCGGGCAGGCGCTGCCGCTTTTCCAGGGCGCGGCCGGCGAGGCTCAGATCCGCCAGACCCTCGACCAGTTGGTGCAGGTCGCCGAGCAGCGGTTCGGGCTGACCGGCCTCACCGTCGACCCCGACGCCGGGCCGGGCGACGCCCAGACGACCCCGGCCGAGCCCGTCGGACCGTACGACGCGCTCCTCGAAGCCGCCGTGCACGCGCTGGACGCGGGCGACTTCGGCGGTGCCGTGCAGGCCTACAAGAACGTGCTCGCCGACGACCCCGGTAACCCTGAGGCCCAACTCGGGCTCGCTCAGGCCGAGTTGCTTCAGCGGGTCGGCGGCATGGATCCGCAGCAGGTGCGCAGGGACGCGGCCGAACGTCCCGAGGACGTGACGGCCCAGATCGCCGCGGCCGACCTGGACCTGGTGGGCGGTCATGTCGAAGACGCCTTCGGCAGGCTCATCGACACGGTGCGTCGCACGGCGGGCGACGACCGGGACGCCGCGCGGGTGCGGTTGCTCGAACTGTTCGACGTGGTCGGCCCCGATGACCCGCGAGTGGCGGCGGCGCGGCGGGCGCTGGCGCGCGCGCTGTTCTGA
- a CDS encoding TetR/AcrR family transcriptional regulator, producing the protein MQSRTPAVRTGRPRSAAADAAILAATRAALVELGWSKLTLGDVATRAGVAKTTLYRRWAGKNELVVDAVAELFDALELPDRGSLAADIEGVVLQFAAILAQPAAKSGLMAVIAESTRDLALRERIRASIVEPQKDLVLEGRARAHTRGELPPESDPAEAARTVDLIFDMVAGAVVHRTLVSAEPADEEWVHGFTRVLLLGLSSASEQPGT; encoded by the coding sequence ATGCAGAGCCGCACGCCCGCCGTCCGCACGGGCCGCCCGCGCAGCGCCGCCGCGGACGCCGCGATCCTGGCCGCGACGCGTGCGGCGCTGGTCGAGCTGGGCTGGTCGAAACTGACCCTGGGCGACGTGGCGACGCGCGCGGGCGTCGCCAAGACGACGCTCTACCGCCGCTGGGCCGGCAAGAACGAACTCGTCGTCGACGCGGTCGCGGAACTGTTCGACGCGCTCGAACTCCCCGACCGCGGCAGTCTCGCCGCCGACATCGAGGGCGTGGTCCTGCAGTTCGCGGCGATCCTGGCGCAACCGGCGGCCAAGAGCGGCCTGATGGCGGTCATCGCGGAGTCCACCCGCGACCTCGCCCTGCGCGAGCGCATCCGCGCCTCCATCGTCGAGCCGCAGAAGGACCTGGTCCTGGAGGGTCGCGCCCGGGCCCACACACGCGGCGAACTCCCCCCGGAGTCCGACCCGGCCGAGGCCGCGCGCACCGTCGACCTCATCTTCGACATGGTGGCGGGGGCGGTGGTGCACCGCACCCTGGTCAGCGCGGAGCCGGCGGACGAGGAGTGGGTGCACGGCTTCACCCGGGTCCTGCTGCTGGGCCTGTCGTCGGCCTCCGAGCAGCCCGGGACGTGA
- a CDS encoding methylmalonyl-CoA mutase translates to MDADVIEEGRRRWQARYDASRKREADFTTLSGDPVEPVYGPRAGDTYDGFERIGWPGEYPFTRGLYPTGYRGRTWTIRQFAGFGNAEQTNERYKMILANGGGGLSVAFDMPTLMGRDSDDRRSLGEVGHCGVAIDSAADMEVLFKDIPLGEVTTSMTISGPAVPVFCMYLVAAERQGVDPGVLNGTLQTDIFKEYIAQKEWLFPPEPHLRLIGDLMEYCAAGIPAYKPLSVSGYHIREAGATAAQELAYTLADGFGYVELGLSRGLDVDVFAPGLSFFFDAHVDFFEEIAKFRAARRIWARWMRDVYGARSEKAQWLRFHTQTAGVSLTAQQPYNNVVRTAVEALAAVLGGTNSLHTNALDETLALPSEQAAEIALRTQQVLMEETGVANVADPLGGSWFVEQLTDRIEADAEKIFEQIRERGLRAHPDGRHPIGPITSGILRGIEDGWFTGEIAESAFRYQQALEKGDKRVVGVNAHTGSVTGDLEILRVSHEVEREQVRVLGTRRAARDEQAVRSALAAMLTAARDGANMIGPMLDAVRAEATLGEICDVLRDEWGVYTEPPGF, encoded by the coding sequence ATGGACGCTGACGTCATCGAGGAGGGCCGCCGTCGCTGGCAGGCCCGGTACGACGCTTCGCGCAAGCGTGAGGCCGACTTCACCACGCTCTCGGGAGACCCGGTGGAGCCGGTGTACGGGCCGCGGGCCGGTGACACCTACGACGGCTTCGAGCGGATCGGCTGGCCGGGGGAGTACCCCTTCACCCGCGGCCTGTACCCGACGGGCTACCGCGGGCGCACGTGGACGATCCGGCAGTTCGCCGGGTTCGGCAACGCCGAGCAGACCAACGAGCGCTACAAGATGATCCTGGCCAACGGCGGGGGCGGCCTCTCCGTCGCCTTCGACATGCCGACCCTCATGGGCCGCGACTCCGACGACCGGCGCTCGCTGGGCGAGGTCGGCCACTGCGGCGTCGCCATCGACTCGGCCGCCGACATGGAGGTCCTGTTCAAGGACATCCCGCTGGGCGAGGTCACCACGTCCATGACGATCAGCGGGCCCGCCGTGCCCGTCTTCTGCATGTACCTGGTCGCCGCCGAACGCCAGGGCGTCGACCCCGGCGTCCTCAACGGCACGCTCCAGACGGACATCTTCAAGGAGTACATCGCCCAGAAGGAGTGGCTCTTCCCGCCCGAGCCGCACCTGCGTCTCATCGGCGACCTGATGGAGTACTGCGCGGCCGGCATCCCCGCCTACAAGCCGCTGTCCGTCTCCGGCTACCACATCCGCGAGGCCGGCGCGACGGCCGCCCAGGAGCTCGCCTACACGCTGGCGGACGGCTTCGGGTACGTGGAGCTCGGTCTCAGCCGCGGGCTGGACGTCGACGTGTTCGCGCCCGGGCTGTCCTTCTTCTTCGACGCGCACGTCGACTTCTTCGAGGAGATCGCCAAGTTCCGCGCGGCGCGCAGGATCTGGGCGCGCTGGATGCGGGACGTCTACGGGGCCAGGAGCGAGAAGGCCCAGTGGCTGCGCTTCCACACCCAGACCGCCGGCGTCTCGCTGACCGCCCAGCAGCCGTACAACAACGTGGTGCGCACGGCCGTCGAGGCGCTCGCGGCGGTGCTCGGCGGCACCAACTCGTTGCACACCAACGCCCTCGACGAGACCCTCGCGCTGCCGAGCGAGCAGGCGGCCGAGATCGCGCTGCGCACCCAGCAGGTACTCATGGAGGAGACCGGCGTCGCCAACGTGGCCGACCCGCTGGGCGGTTCGTGGTTCGTCGAGCAGTTGACGGACCGGATCGAGGCCGACGCCGAGAAGATCTTCGAGCAGATCAGGGAGCGCGGGCTGCGGGCGCATCCCGACGGGCGGCACCCGATCGGTCCGATCACCTCCGGCATCCTGCGGGGCATCGAGGACGGCTGGTTCACCGGGGAGATCGCGGAGTCGGCGTTCCGCTACCAGCAGGCCCTGGAGAAGGGGGACAAGCGGGTCGTCGGCGTCAACGCGCACACCGGGTCGGTGACCGGGGACCTGGAGATCCTGCGGGTCAGCCACGAGGTGGAGCGGGAGCAGGTGCGGGTCCTGGGGACGCGCAGGGCGGCCCGGGACGAGCAGGCCGTGCGGAGCGCCCTGGCGGCGATGCTGACGGCCGCCCGTGACGGGGCCAACATGATCGGCCCCATGCTGGACGCCGTGCGGGCCGAGGCCACCCTGGGCGAGATCTGCGACGTTCTGCGGGACGAATGGGGCGTGTACACGGAGCCGCCCGGCTTCTGA
- a CDS encoding DUF3817 domain-containing protein, with protein MKKSVLTRYRVLAYVTGVLLVLLCLGVIAKYILDVDGAADFTRVVGFAHGWLYVLYLVFAFDLGSKAKWPVGKLLWVLLAGTVPTAAFFVERRISRELVPASAFEDAAIIKA; from the coding sequence ATGAAGAAGAGCGTGCTGACCCGCTACCGCGTCCTGGCCTATGTCACCGGTGTGCTGCTGGTCCTGCTGTGCCTGGGCGTCATCGCCAAGTACATCCTGGACGTCGACGGGGCAGCGGACTTCACCCGCGTCGTCGGATTCGCGCACGGCTGGCTCTACGTCCTCTACCTGGTCTTCGCCTTCGACCTGGGCTCCAAGGCGAAGTGGCCGGTCGGCAAGCTGCTGTGGGTGCTGCTGGCCGGGACCGTCCCGACGGCCGCCTTCTTCGTGGAGCGCAGGATCAGCCGTGAGCTGGTCCCGGCGTCCGCGTTCGAGGACGCGGCGATCATCAAGGCGTAG
- a CDS encoding MarR family winged helix-turn-helix transcriptional regulator yields MPKPLSLAFDPIARADELWKQRWGNVPSMAAITSIMRAHQILLAEVDAVVKPYGLTFARYEALVLLTFSKEGELTMSKIGERLQVHPTSVTNTVDRLVRSGLVDKRPNPNDGRGTLAVITGKGREVVEAATRDLMAMDFGLGVYDAEECGEIFAMLRPLRVAAHDFEED; encoded by the coding sequence GTGCCGAAACCGCTCAGTCTCGCCTTCGATCCCATCGCCCGCGCCGACGAGCTCTGGAAGCAGCGCTGGGGGAACGTGCCGTCCATGGCCGCGATCACCTCGATCATGCGCGCGCACCAGATCCTGCTCGCCGAGGTGGACGCGGTGGTCAAGCCCTACGGCCTGACGTTCGCGCGTTACGAGGCGCTGGTGCTGCTCACCTTCTCCAAGGAGGGCGAGCTGACCATGTCGAAGATCGGTGAGCGGCTCCAGGTGCACCCCACCTCGGTGACGAACACCGTGGACCGGCTGGTGAGGTCGGGTCTGGTGGACAAGCGCCCCAACCCCAACGACGGCCGTGGCACGCTCGCCGTGATCACCGGCAAGGGCCGCGAGGTCGTCGAGGCGGCCACCCGCGACCTGATGGCGATGGACTTCGGGCTCGGGGTGTACGACGCGGAGGAGTGCGGGGAGATCTTCGCGATGCTGCGGCCCCTGCGGGTCGCCGCGCACGACTTCGAAGAGGACTGA
- a CDS encoding MFS transporter, translated as MSDVTTAAAEAPPTGYLRVFAVREFRAVFAAHLLSMLGVIVAEIALSVLVYDLTGSPLLSALAWAVGFLPYVVGGTLLAGVADRFPARRVLVGCDLVCAACVLLMTAPAAHLAVLLALRCCLAVVSPVFAGTRMATLADILGEGDLFVLGRSLLRITAQSALLVGFGLGGVLLTVASPRQALLLTVATFLASAALLRLGTRSRPARARTGRALVADSLKGARQVLADRRTRALLLLFWVPPMFAVAPEALSAPYADDLGAGSMGLGLLMCALPVGTVAGELYAGARLRPAARERIALPLVCVTLLPYLGYAFHPGLVVSLLLLVVAGAGSAYTLGLDQWIVRDVPQELRGRAMTLLTAGLMTCQGVGMALAGAAAELAGVAWTVTGAGVLGTLACVLTAREVRATETRDGADHDVTGR; from the coding sequence ATGTCAGACGTCACGACGGCCGCCGCCGAGGCCCCGCCCACCGGATATCTCCGGGTCTTCGCCGTCCGCGAGTTCCGGGCCGTCTTCGCCGCCCACCTGCTGTCCATGCTCGGCGTCATCGTCGCCGAGATCGCGCTCTCCGTCCTGGTCTACGACCTGACGGGCTCACCCCTGCTGAGCGCCCTGGCCTGGGCCGTCGGCTTCCTGCCCTACGTCGTCGGCGGCACCCTGCTCGCCGGCGTCGCCGACCGCTTCCCGGCCCGGCGCGTCCTCGTCGGCTGCGACCTGGTGTGCGCGGCCTGCGTGCTCCTCATGACGGCGCCGGCCGCGCACCTCGCCGTCCTGCTCGCCCTGCGCTGCTGCCTCGCCGTGGTCTCGCCGGTCTTCGCCGGCACCCGTATGGCGACCCTCGCCGACATCCTCGGCGAAGGCGACCTGTTCGTCCTCGGCCGCTCCCTGCTGCGCATCACCGCGCAGAGCGCCCTGCTCGTCGGCTTCGGGCTCGGCGGCGTGCTGCTCACGGTCGCCTCGCCGCGCCAGGCCCTCCTCCTCACCGTCGCCACCTTCCTCGCCTCGGCCGCGCTGCTGCGCCTCGGCACCCGCAGCCGCCCGGCCCGGGCACGGACCGGCCGGGCGCTGGTCGCCGACTCCCTCAAGGGCGCCCGGCAGGTCCTCGCCGACCGGCGTACCCGGGCGCTGCTGCTGCTCTTCTGGGTGCCGCCGATGTTCGCCGTAGCCCCCGAGGCGCTGTCCGCGCCGTACGCCGACGACCTCGGCGCCGGCTCCATGGGCCTCGGCCTGCTGATGTGCGCGCTGCCGGTCGGCACGGTCGCCGGCGAACTGTACGCCGGGGCCCGGCTGCGCCCCGCCGCCCGCGAACGGATCGCCCTCCCGCTGGTCTGCGTCACCCTGCTGCCCTACCTCGGCTACGCCTTCCACCCCGGCCTCGTCGTCTCGCTGCTCCTGCTGGTCGTCGCCGGGGCCGGGTCGGCGTACACCCTCGGCCTCGACCAGTGGATCGTCCGGGACGTGCCGCAGGAGCTGCGCGGGCGGGCCATGACGCTGCTCACCGCCGGGCTGATGACCTGCCAGGGCGTCGGCATGGCGCTGGCGGGGGCCGCCGCCGAGCTGGCGGGGGTGGCGTGGACCGTCACGGGGGCGGGTGTGCTGGGGACGCTGGCCTGCGTCCTCACGGCCCGGGAGGTCCGCGCGACCGAAACGCGAGACGGGGCTGACCACGATGTGACCGGCCGGTAA